One window of the Sphaerochaeta associata genome contains the following:
- a CDS encoding GntP family permease, whose protein sequence is MAGWYLFLIIIVAIVGMILLISKFKWHPFIVLLLAGYFVGILGGMPVDALINTLTSGFGSILGSIGIVIIAGTIIGTILEKTGAALTMANTILNIVGKKRAPLTMSITGYIVSIPVFCDSGFVILSPINRALAAKSGISLAVMATCLSSGLYSTHCLVPPTPGPIIMAGTLNADLGLVILVGLLVSLAPMLVGYLYAMKISSKFDIPANPEVSLEELVEKYGKLPGAIRSFAPILLPIVLIALKSVADFPAAPFGTGVAKSFFDFIGNPVTALILGVGLAVTLIPKSEKKGAAFTWLSEGIESSASILAITGAGGALGAVLKTLPIADILSNSLMQMNAGLLIPFLIAALLKTAMGASTVAMIVTSAMIAPLMGQLGWTSEIAKVLALLAIGAGSMTVSHANDSYFWVVSQFSDMDTTTAYKTQTGVTLLQGITTLAVLMIIGVFVL, encoded by the coding sequence ATGGCAGGATGGTATTTGTTTCTAATCATCATTGTCGCAATCGTAGGAATGATACTCTTGATATCCAAGTTCAAGTGGCATCCATTCATCGTGTTGTTGCTAGCAGGGTATTTTGTAGGGATTCTGGGAGGAATGCCGGTTGATGCACTAATCAACACATTGACCTCCGGTTTCGGCTCCATCTTGGGAAGCATCGGAATTGTCATCATTGCAGGAACCATCATCGGGACGATTCTCGAGAAAACCGGTGCTGCTTTGACAATGGCCAATACCATCTTGAATATAGTAGGAAAGAAACGCGCTCCCCTTACGATGAGTATCACAGGTTATATTGTCAGTATCCCAGTATTCTGCGATTCCGGTTTCGTCATTCTTTCTCCAATCAATAGAGCACTGGCTGCAAAATCCGGCATCTCGCTTGCGGTGATGGCGACATGTCTCAGCAGCGGTCTTTACTCGACGCACTGCCTGGTGCCTCCTACTCCGGGACCGATCATCATGGCAGGTACGCTCAATGCTGACTTGGGTCTGGTGATTCTTGTTGGCTTATTGGTTTCCCTTGCACCCATGTTGGTTGGATATCTCTATGCAATGAAGATTTCCAGCAAGTTCGACATTCCAGCCAATCCCGAGGTTTCTCTTGAAGAATTGGTTGAAAAATATGGAAAGCTTCCTGGAGCAATTCGTTCTTTTGCGCCAATTCTGCTTCCTATCGTATTGATAGCTTTAAAGTCAGTAGCAGACTTTCCTGCAGCTCCGTTTGGAACAGGTGTTGCAAAGTCCTTCTTTGATTTCATAGGTAATCCAGTGACCGCCTTGATTCTTGGCGTAGGCCTTGCAGTTACCCTGATTCCCAAATCAGAAAAGAAAGGCGCCGCATTCACCTGGCTCAGTGAAGGTATTGAGAGTTCTGCGAGTATTTTGGCTATTACCGGTGCTGGTGGTGCCCTCGGTGCAGTATTGAAGACCCTGCCGATTGCCGATATACTTAGTAACTCTTTAATGCAGATGAATGCAGGATTGCTGATTCCCTTCTTAATTGCAGCATTGCTTAAAACCGCAATGGGTGCTTCAACTGTTGCCATGATTGTCACTAGTGCAATGATTGCACCGTTGATGGGTCAACTTGGCTGGACTAGCGAGATTGCTAAGGTCCTTGCCTTGCTGGCCATCGGAGCCGGTTCCATGACTGTTTCACACGCAAACGACAGTTATTTCTGGGTGGTTTCTCAGTTCTCCGATATGGATACTACCACCGCCTACAAGACGCAGACTGGTGTTACCTTGTTACAAGGCATCACGACGTTGGCTGTTCTGATGATTATTGGTGTATTCGTACTGTAA
- a CDS encoding MBL fold metallo-hydrolase — MMALEITTLEENTEGEHTGMIAEHGLSFLVEMNSISVLFDTGRSSAFLQNAQKLNKPLDAVEHIVLSHGHYDHSGGFRPLVETYPNHPYTLYTGDGFFNPKYARFNASYQYLGNDFNTLYLRQHGIKHEIIKEKKEIFPGIWMVTNFFNLHPEETIHPRFVVRTSNGWMPDHFSDEVLLVVESSKGLIVLVGCSHPGILNMLDTVRQQFSSPIYALLGGTHLVESDMSRTKTTIDEFKRQGISILGISHCSGNDAIVLATENSEMHFHNTLGSSLILEE; from the coding sequence ATGATGGCACTTGAAATAACCACACTTGAAGAGAATACCGAAGGAGAGCACACCGGCATGATTGCTGAACACGGGCTCTCTTTCTTAGTGGAGATGAATTCTATATCGGTATTGTTTGACACCGGTAGAAGCTCAGCGTTCTTGCAAAACGCACAAAAACTGAACAAGCCTTTGGATGCTGTTGAGCATATAGTACTCAGTCACGGCCACTATGATCACAGTGGTGGGTTTCGGCCATTGGTAGAGACGTACCCGAATCATCCCTACACCCTGTATACCGGTGATGGGTTTTTCAACCCGAAATATGCTCGGTTCAATGCTTCCTACCAATATCTGGGCAATGACTTTAATACGTTGTATCTGAGACAACACGGTATCAAGCATGAAATAATCAAAGAAAAGAAAGAAATATTTCCAGGGATTTGGATGGTCACGAACTTTTTCAATCTCCATCCTGAAGAGACCATCCATCCCCGATTTGTTGTGAGGACATCGAACGGTTGGATGCCGGATCATTTTTCGGATGAAGTACTTCTGGTTGTAGAAAGCAGCAAAGGATTGATTGTTTTGGTCGGATGCTCCCATCCAGGAATCCTCAATATGCTTGATACGGTACGCCAGCAGTTTTCTTCGCCTATCTATGCACTGCTGGGAGGGACCCATCTGGTTGAATCAGATATGAGTCGTACAAAAACCACAATTGATGAATTTAAAAGGCAGGGAATCTCAATTCTAGGAATATCCCATTGCAGCGGCAACGATGCCATTGTTTTGGCAACAGAGAATTCCGAGATGCATTTTCATAATACATTGGGATCTTCCCTTATTCTTGAAGAATAA
- a CDS encoding FadR/GntR family transcriptional regulator: MQSLKKERLSIMVTDAINEIIRTEQLKPGDKLYSEKQLSAKLEVSRSSIREALRMLEVSGVVKVYQGKGVFINDMTSKRHPVKEWVVENADSLREHFEVRLLIEPHAAWVACERAEEKDLEALQSHYDAFVAHVGDGDVSKAIASDSAFHLAIAKATKNRTLTVLMRTMDQTLNEGWYASLHAPGRLQSSIIEHGRMLQAIKNHDSQEASKAMEDHLRNALSDIQLHYGTL; this comes from the coding sequence ATGCAATCGCTCAAGAAAGAACGTCTATCAATCATGGTTACCGATGCCATCAACGAAATTATTCGGACTGAACAACTCAAGCCGGGGGATAAGCTTTATAGTGAAAAGCAACTCTCAGCAAAACTCGAAGTAAGCAGGTCTTCAATTCGTGAGGCTTTGCGTATGTTGGAAGTATCAGGCGTAGTGAAAGTTTATCAGGGCAAGGGTGTTTTCATCAACGACATGACTTCAAAGAGGCATCCGGTCAAGGAGTGGGTGGTAGAGAATGCAGATTCCTTGCGGGAACATTTCGAGGTTCGCTTGTTGATCGAGCCACACGCAGCCTGGGTGGCATGTGAACGTGCCGAAGAAAAAGATTTGGAAGCTCTGCAGTCTCATTACGACGCCTTCGTCGCCCATGTCGGAGATGGTGATGTTTCCAAGGCGATAGCAAGTGACAGCGCATTTCATTTGGCTATAGCAAAAGCAACAAAGAACCGAACACTTACAGTGCTGATGCGCACCATGGACCAAACGCTCAATGAGGGGTGGTATGCGAGCCTGCATGCTCCAGGAAGATTACAATCATCCATCATCGAACATGGCAGGATGCTTCAAGCTATCAAGAACCATGATTCACAGGAAGCTAGCAAAGCAATGGAAGATCACTTGCGAAACGCTCTATCTGATATTCAATTGCATTATGGGACTCTGTAA
- a CDS encoding DUF3842 family protein, with amino-acid sequence MEPIHTVVVIDGQGGSLGKSLVEAIKKRFEQVYVLAIGTNSLAASAMLRSGADGIATGENPVVVASRNADLIIGPLGIITADALHGEITPTMAVAVAQSKAHKILLPISKCNVSIVGRQDLSLTEMIELALSEIAAFLDNQPSG; translated from the coding sequence ATGGAACCCATACACACAGTCGTAGTCATCGACGGCCAGGGTGGAAGCCTCGGAAAAAGTTTGGTTGAAGCAATAAAAAAACGATTCGAACAGGTATACGTACTGGCCATCGGGACCAACAGTCTTGCTGCAAGCGCCATGCTGCGCAGCGGTGCAGATGGAATTGCCACCGGGGAGAACCCGGTCGTGGTTGCTTCCCGGAACGCCGATCTGATCATCGGACCGTTGGGAATCATAACAGCCGACGCCCTGCACGGGGAGATTACACCGACAATGGCTGTTGCCGTTGCCCAGAGCAAGGCCCATAAGATCCTGCTTCCGATCAGCAAGTGCAATGTGAGCATCGTAGGAAGGCAGGACCTGAGCCTGACAGAGATGATCGAGCTCGCCCTTTCCGAGATTGCAGCCTTTCTTGACAACCAGCCATCTGGCTAG
- a CDS encoding DUF1893 domain-containing protein, whose amino-acid sequence MELYKKPLPEGTTLCVYNRDRLIFSDSGRWLTPLFALERFLATYSGERDCLCAHDTAAGKAAAVLMSRMGIKRCHINLVSDLAVAFYEEHGIVVSWEKRIERLACKTEELLADMTSEEEMYRLLRRRAKLVRGVSIEAKKVSFAYADQKPILENLSFSVEEGGRLIIQGDNGMGKTTLLNVLMGKLKPTGGVVLIDGKEPSTLAKRTIGYIKQQQTQEQYPVSAREVVSMAVDPNLDTKQQKWEIDTALRRTGVFEMADRNFFTLSGGERQKVSLSRTLCQKARLLLLDEPTSFLDAKSRTTLVEVLHSLTVDEMPTIVIVTHDKELEADLAWPVLRLEGRHA is encoded by the coding sequence GTGGAACTGTATAAAAAGCCCCTTCCAGAGGGAACCACCTTATGTGTCTACAACCGTGACCGGCTCATCTTCTCAGACAGCGGCCGCTGGCTCACCCCGCTCTTCGCCCTTGAGCGATTCCTGGCTACATACAGCGGCGAACGCGATTGCCTCTGCGCCCACGACACCGCAGCAGGGAAAGCGGCTGCGGTATTGATGAGCCGCATGGGAATCAAGCGATGTCACATAAATTTGGTAAGCGACCTTGCTGTTGCATTCTATGAAGAGCACGGCATTGTGGTAAGTTGGGAGAAACGCATCGAACGTCTGGCCTGTAAAACTGAGGAGTTGCTTGCCGATATGACCAGCGAGGAGGAGATGTACCGCCTGCTCAGAAGACGCGCCAAGCTGGTACGAGGGGTAAGCATTGAAGCCAAAAAGGTCTCGTTTGCCTACGCAGACCAAAAACCGATACTTGAAAACCTGTCATTTTCTGTCGAAGAAGGGGGAAGGCTCATCATCCAAGGCGACAACGGCATGGGTAAAACCACCCTGCTCAATGTACTGATGGGAAAGCTCAAGCCTACCGGGGGAGTCGTTCTCATCGACGGCAAGGAGCCCTCGACTTTAGCAAAAAGAACCATCGGATACATCAAGCAGCAACAGACCCAAGAACAGTACCCCGTCTCGGCGCGGGAGGTGGTCAGCATGGCCGTCGATCCAAATCTGGACACCAAGCAACAAAAATGGGAGATCGACACAGCCCTTAGGAGGACCGGTGTCTTTGAGATGGCTGATCGGAATTTCTTCACCCTCAGCGGTGGGGAGCGGCAGAAAGTGTCGCTCTCACGGACGCTCTGCCAAAAGGCCCGGCTTTTGCTTCTCGACGAACCCACATCATTTCTGGATGCCAAGAGTCGGACGACCCTTGTAGAAGTACTGCACTCCCTCACCGTCGATGAGATGCCGACCATTGTGATTGTCACCCACGACAAGGAGCTTGAGGCCGATCTCGCCTGGCCTGTTCTCCGTCTGGAGGGCAGGCATGCATGA
- a CDS encoding metal ABC transporter permease: MHDFLFALSLPPVARGLVAMAIAGLCFPASGVMVLRLNLVPMRYMLMHGVILGGALSLAFSLPVLPTSILLNVLLVFLMLHLKGNSSHGFGLASAAAMVFSMALASLVMHVWDVPAKDTLQLLWGSPFALDALDIAGLVAIAALLVLYLVLGFRTISAMFFDQEIAQSLGMRVKLHHTLMVLLIALVIAFAMKLLGALLIDALLILPVMVASKRATSLKHLLWYSCLTGLFISTLGYLLAVATDLPPSGTIALLSALLYLAPTSHKKGTVV, from the coding sequence ATGCATGATTTTCTGTTCGCCCTCAGTCTCCCCCCGGTTGCACGGGGTCTGGTTGCGATGGCCATAGCAGGCCTGTGCTTTCCGGCAAGCGGAGTGATGGTATTGCGTCTGAATCTGGTACCGATGCGCTATATGCTCATGCATGGGGTGATTCTCGGCGGCGCACTGTCGCTTGCATTCTCCCTGCCGGTACTACCCACCAGCATCCTGCTCAATGTTCTGCTCGTCTTTCTCATGCTGCACTTGAAAGGAAATTCCTCCCATGGCTTCGGGCTTGCCAGCGCCGCTGCAATGGTCTTCTCCATGGCCCTAGCCTCCTTGGTCATGCATGTGTGGGATGTACCGGCCAAGGATACCCTGCAGCTTTTATGGGGGAGTCCGTTCGCCCTTGATGCACTGGATATTGCAGGCTTGGTTGCCATTGCCGCACTCTTGGTTCTCTATCTGGTGCTTGGTTTCCGAACCATCAGCGCAATGTTTTTCGACCAGGAGATCGCCCAGTCGTTGGGAATGAGGGTGAAGCTGCATCATACTCTCATGGTACTGCTCATCGCCTTGGTCATCGCTTTTGCGATGAAACTGCTTGGAGCGTTGCTCATCGACGCCCTTCTGATCCTTCCGGTCATGGTTGCAAGCAAGCGTGCAACGAGCTTGAAGCACCTCTTATGGTATTCGTGCCTTACCGGTCTATTCATCTCGACTCTCGGCTACTTGCTGGCCGTTGCCACCGACCTTCCACCCAGCGGAACGATTGCCTTGCTTTCGGCTCTGCTGTATCTCGCCCCAACATCACACAAGAAAGGAACCGTTGTATGA
- a CDS encoding ABC transporter substrate-binding protein — translation MKKLSIVTLLLIVSASLFAQGVPEDVAASAASRPAAIVASTSWTAAFADLGGLDDVPFIAPANLIHPPEYEIIVGDVLKINNADYFIYAGYERMMQSMGSSIKKDEASMIKINTNNSIENVREQASLIAAVMGTQAESSKRVAQYVQVVEDGARKVREQGLDQLKVYCHSMQVFLAKDLGLSVAGTFGPGPVTAAQIAEVAKGGYDLIIDNIHNPIAKPFLEVSPTTKVVVWRNFPDRGGRDSLAEMVGENIEVLLQ, via the coding sequence ATGAAAAAATTGAGTATCGTCACCCTGTTGCTCATCGTATCCGCCTCACTCTTCGCCCAGGGAGTGCCGGAGGACGTGGCGGCCTCGGCGGCATCCAGGCCCGCCGCCATTGTCGCATCCACCAGCTGGACAGCAGCATTTGCAGACTTGGGCGGCCTCGATGACGTCCCCTTCATCGCCCCGGCAAACCTGATACATCCGCCGGAGTACGAGATCATCGTCGGTGATGTATTGAAGATCAACAACGCCGACTACTTCATCTATGCCGGCTATGAGCGGATGATGCAGAGCATGGGCTCCTCGATCAAGAAAGACGAGGCTTCGATGATCAAAATCAACACCAACAACAGTATTGAAAACGTCAGGGAGCAGGCAAGCCTTATCGCTGCTGTGATGGGGACGCAGGCCGAAAGCTCCAAGCGTGTTGCACAGTATGTACAGGTTGTGGAAGATGGAGCCCGGAAGGTCAGGGAACAGGGTCTGGACCAGCTGAAAGTCTACTGCCACAGCATGCAGGTGTTTCTTGCCAAGGACCTGGGTCTCTCAGTGGCTGGAACCTTCGGCCCCGGTCCCGTCACGGCCGCCCAGATTGCAGAGGTTGCCAAGGGTGGATACGACCTTATCATCGACAACATCCACAATCCGATCGCCAAGCCTTTCTTGGAGGTGTCACCAACAACCAAGGTGGTGGTATGGCGCAACTTCCCCGACAGAGGTGGGAGAGACAGCCTCGCCGAGATGGTCGGCGAAAATATTGAAGTATTGCTGCAGTAG
- a CDS encoding FadR/GntR family transcriptional regulator, whose protein sequence is MSFDRTPIVQQITMYLRDKIESGEWRVGEKISSENTLTQELKVSRHSLRMAIQSLASQGIVESIHGKGTFVLTNQLSLLTSSRNAITSEDFLDVRKVLEFRLAIEPITCFLAAGRIGGDILAMLDESYHEMQANIGNSEEFVKHDLMFHLEIAKASQNHLLLGALSEVFDKTLRNLELLNVLYGYSDGLYFHKKILKALKEKNAVQARSIMEEHIQKAINSLIQ, encoded by the coding sequence ATGAGCTTTGATCGGACTCCGATAGTCCAACAAATCACAATGTATTTGCGGGATAAAATTGAGTCGGGTGAATGGCGGGTTGGAGAGAAGATTTCTTCGGAAAATACCTTGACCCAAGAGTTGAAGGTGAGCAGACATAGTTTGCGTATGGCAATCCAGAGTCTGGCATCCCAAGGAATAGTGGAAAGTATCCACGGTAAAGGTACATTCGTTCTGACGAACCAACTTTCACTTCTAACCTCCTCAAGAAATGCCATAACTTCAGAAGATTTTTTGGATGTCAGGAAAGTACTTGAATTCAGGCTTGCCATTGAACCGATCACTTGCTTTCTTGCCGCCGGTCGAATCGGTGGGGATATTCTTGCAATGCTCGACGAGAGCTACCATGAAATGCAGGCCAATATTGGCAATTCCGAAGAGTTTGTAAAACATGATTTGATGTTTCACTTGGAAATTGCAAAGGCATCCCAGAATCATTTGCTCTTAGGAGCTCTTTCTGAGGTTTTTGACAAGACTTTGCGTAATTTGGAATTGTTGAATGTCCTGTATGGCTACTCAGATGGCCTTTACTTCCATAAAAAGATATTGAAAGCTTTGAAAGAAAAGAATGCAGTGCAAGCACGTTCGATAATGGAAGAACATATCCAGAAAGCTATCAACAGTTTGATACAGTAG
- a CDS encoding SDR family NAD(P)-dependent oxidoreductase, with the protein MKFSIEKEFSVENKCCIVTGGAQGLSRGMAEGLLENGAKVVLMDLQKDKLAEVVEEYRDLGYQAFGVSGNLGDRNEINRMFDEALELLGGRLDVLIPAAGIQRRHLPEEFPIEEWDLVLNINLNHVFIICQKAIKVMLKQEEGGKIINIGSMVSWFGGTTVPAYTASKGAVTQLTKSLAVDCAGRKININAIAPGYMDTEMCATMSQSRRDETTVRIPAGRWGTPVDLKGPVLFLASHASDYLNGVIIPVDGGYLVK; encoded by the coding sequence ATGAAGTTTAGTATCGAGAAAGAGTTTAGTGTAGAGAATAAATGCTGCATCGTTACTGGGGGAGCCCAAGGTCTTTCTAGGGGAATGGCAGAAGGGCTTCTGGAAAATGGTGCTAAAGTAGTTCTGATGGATCTTCAAAAGGATAAGCTTGCTGAGGTTGTGGAGGAATATAGGGACCTTGGGTATCAAGCGTTTGGAGTGAGTGGAAATCTTGGAGACCGCAACGAAATCAATCGGATGTTTGACGAAGCCTTGGAACTTCTGGGCGGTCGACTTGATGTATTGATTCCTGCTGCGGGAATACAACGGCGTCACTTGCCTGAGGAATTTCCGATTGAAGAATGGGACCTTGTTTTGAACATCAACCTCAACCATGTTTTCATAATCTGCCAGAAAGCGATTAAAGTGATGCTCAAACAAGAAGAAGGCGGCAAAATAATCAATATTGGGTCAATGGTTTCTTGGTTTGGAGGGACAACGGTTCCGGCATATACTGCATCCAAGGGAGCAGTGACCCAGTTGACAAAGAGCCTAGCCGTCGATTGTGCTGGTAGGAAAATCAATATCAACGCTATAGCTCCAGGATACATGGACACTGAGATGTGTGCAACCATGTCCCAGTCTAGAAGGGATGAAACCACTGTGCGGATTCCTGCCGGGCGTTGGGGAACTCCTGTTGATCTAAAGGGACCTGTATTGTTCTTGGCATCGCATGCTTCAGACTATTTAAACGGAGTAATCATTCCTGTTGATGGCGGATATTTAGTGAAATAA
- a CDS encoding enolase C-terminal domain-like protein codes for MNITIRDITVINTAPEGINLVVVKVLTSEPELYGLGCATFAYRHLAVEQILIDYFKPLLVGRDVSNIEEIWRLMSFNAYWRNGPILNNAMSGIDMALWDIKGKMANMPLYQLFGGKVREGVAVYRHADGADLDEICDNIQKYKESGIKCIRCQLGGYGGGGYSKAPASAPKGAMDGVYLDSKSYIRDTVKLFEGIRNKVGYDVDLCHDVHERLDYPDAMRLLKGLEPYQLAFLEDLVPLENLHWLEGLRPLSSTPLALGELFNNPVEWKSLIEKHLIDYIRIHISQIGGISPARKVQIFAEQYGVNISWHGPGDLSPVGHAANVHIDIASSNVRYQEWSGTEPPNKVIQELSGPKEALLDVFNGLPQYSEGYVYPNERPGLGITVNEKEAAKYPCTKETTVWTQTRRFDGTMQQP; via the coding sequence GTGAATATAACAATTAGAGATATCACTGTGATTAACACTGCACCAGAAGGCATCAACCTGGTAGTGGTGAAGGTTCTAACATCTGAGCCGGAATTGTATGGGTTAGGTTGTGCGACATTCGCATATCGGCATTTGGCAGTAGAACAAATCTTGATTGACTATTTTAAACCATTGCTGGTTGGGCGTGATGTCTCCAATATCGAAGAAATCTGGAGATTGATGAGTTTCAATGCATATTGGCGTAATGGACCGATTCTAAACAATGCGATGTCTGGCATTGATATGGCTCTATGGGACATCAAGGGGAAGATGGCCAATATGCCTTTGTATCAACTCTTTGGGGGAAAGGTCAGGGAAGGTGTGGCAGTATATCGCCATGCTGATGGGGCTGATTTGGATGAAATATGTGATAACATCCAGAAATACAAAGAATCTGGCATCAAATGCATCCGCTGTCAATTGGGTGGATATGGTGGTGGCGGTTACAGCAAGGCGCCTGCTTCCGCTCCGAAAGGAGCGATGGATGGTGTATATCTCGACTCAAAATCCTATATCAGGGACACAGTTAAATTGTTTGAAGGTATTAGAAACAAGGTTGGGTATGATGTAGATCTATGCCATGATGTTCATGAGCGATTGGATTATCCCGATGCCATGAGGCTTTTGAAAGGGTTGGAACCATATCAGCTGGCCTTCTTGGAGGATTTGGTTCCTTTGGAAAATCTGCACTGGCTTGAAGGGTTGCGTCCATTATCCAGTACTCCCTTGGCTTTGGGAGAACTATTCAACAACCCCGTAGAATGGAAATCCTTGATCGAAAAACACCTTATTGACTATATCCGTATCCATATCTCTCAGATTGGTGGAATCTCTCCAGCCCGTAAGGTTCAGATTTTCGCTGAACAATATGGTGTGAATATTTCTTGGCATGGTCCTGGGGATCTCTCCCCGGTAGGACATGCGGCCAATGTTCATATCGATATTGCATCTTCAAATGTGCGGTATCAGGAGTGGTCTGGTACGGAACCCCCGAATAAAGTAATCCAGGAATTATCAGGCCCGAAGGAGGCTTTATTGGATGTCTTTAATGGGTTGCCACAGTACTCAGAAGGGTATGTATATCCAAACGAACGGCCAGGATTGGGTATCACCGTCAATGAGAAGGAAGCAGCCAAGTATCCCTGCACGAAGGAAACCACAGTGTGGACGCAAACCAGAAGGTTTGACGGGACCATGCAACAACCATAA
- a CDS encoding TRAP transporter large permease subunit, with amino-acid sequence MDSPVVNTRNVMEQTVKRLGKITRFISFALAIILTIVVILGVVTRYISQSPFSWTEELASWLFFWIICAAIANGHLNNNHIAIDLFANKLTGIGKQIQVFIINLVIGLATLLMTSASVGFIQHIGGNSITLNLPNYIKIIPLPIFCLLSLLFILFKDMKDMKTFIPRAFAIVTSVIIWILVGFGNSIPSLGLQPSLVMMVLFFTFMLVGAPVSFSMILATFTATSSADLLPPVAVVQNMVAGGGKFILLAIPFFIIAGYLMNLGGLSSRIMDFASTLVNQFKGGLAKVNILNSLMMGGISGSSGADAASTTKVLVPEMEKKGYDRAFACAVTASSAVLPNIIPPAITMLVFASVADVSILKLFFGGIGPGILITLLMMGYVQIVAIRRGYELEKIKNTNKERFIAFLKALPSLLLFVWIIGGIRFGIVTASEAGVVGVVWALGLGIVYKAFKGKQLFEAILDSSIDAGLIGLLIAVSSPFAWVLIADHVPQQLVSWAASMELNHIGFLLVVAVSMIALGTFMDVSVSILIAAPLFLPLANILGIDMTVFGVILILAAVIGNITPPVGILVYITSSIAEIQPAKVFRECVPFILVIMIGIVLIIFNPWIITGLFTLFN; translated from the coding sequence ATGGATTCACCTGTTGTAAATACAAGGAATGTGATGGAGCAGACCGTCAAGAGGTTGGGGAAGATTACAAGATTTATTTCCTTTGCACTTGCCATCATTTTAACCATTGTCGTCATACTAGGAGTAGTAACCAGATACATCTCACAAAGTCCGTTTAGTTGGACTGAAGAGCTGGCTTCTTGGCTGTTCTTCTGGATTATCTGTGCCGCAATAGCAAATGGTCATTTGAATAATAATCACATTGCAATTGATTTGTTTGCCAACAAACTTACTGGAATTGGAAAGCAGATTCAAGTATTTATCATAAACCTAGTAATTGGGCTTGCAACTTTACTTATGACTTCGGCTTCTGTTGGTTTTATCCAGCATATAGGAGGAAACAGTATCACTCTTAACCTCCCGAATTATATTAAAATCATTCCACTTCCGATTTTCTGCTTGCTGAGTCTTCTCTTTATCCTATTCAAGGATATGAAAGATATGAAAACCTTCATTCCACGAGCCTTTGCAATTGTAACAAGTGTAATTATATGGATACTCGTTGGGTTCGGCAATTCAATCCCAAGTCTCGGTTTGCAGCCTAGCCTGGTCATGATGGTTCTCTTCTTTACCTTCATGTTGGTTGGTGCTCCAGTCTCCTTTTCAATGATACTTGCGACCTTTACCGCCACATCCTCTGCTGATTTGCTTCCCCCGGTTGCCGTGGTTCAGAATATGGTCGCAGGGGGTGGAAAATTCATTCTTCTCGCAATACCCTTTTTCATTATTGCCGGGTATTTGATGAATTTGGGTGGGCTTTCAAGTCGTATCATGGATTTCGCAAGTACCTTGGTCAATCAATTCAAGGGAGGCCTTGCAAAGGTCAATATACTTAACAGCCTCATGATGGGTGGCATTTCTGGTTCCTCTGGGGCTGATGCTGCCAGTACGACGAAAGTTCTGGTTCCAGAAATGGAAAAGAAAGGGTATGACAGAGCCTTTGCCTGCGCGGTCACTGCATCTTCCGCAGTACTTCCAAACATTATTCCTCCTGCCATTACCATGCTTGTCTTCGCATCCGTTGCTGATGTTTCTATTCTCAAGTTGTTTTTTGGGGGTATCGGACCTGGCATTCTGATTACTTTGTTAATGATGGGATATGTCCAAATTGTAGCAATTCGCCGCGGATATGAATTAGAAAAAATCAAGAATACAAACAAGGAACGATTCATAGCATTCTTAAAAGCACTCCCGTCGCTACTGCTTTTTGTATGGATAATCGGTGGTATAAGATTTGGCATCGTGACTGCTTCCGAGGCCGGAGTTGTTGGTGTGGTCTGGGCACTGGGATTGGGCATTGTATATAAAGCCTTCAAGGGAAAACAACTGTTTGAAGCAATCTTGGATAGTTCCATTGATGCTGGATTAATTGGTTTGCTGATTGCAGTTTCCAGTCCATTTGCATGGGTCTTGATTGCTGATCATGTTCCCCAGCAACTTGTGAGTTGGGCTGCTAGTATGGAATTGAACCATATAGGTTTTCTCCTTGTGGTTGCGGTTAGTATGATTGCACTTGGTACTTTCATGGATGTCTCCGTATCAATTTTGATTGCAGCTCCTTTATTTCTCCCTTTGGCCAATATACTGGGAATTGATATGACGGTGTTTGGTGTTATCTTGATTCTTGCAGCTGTTATCGGCAATATCACTCCTCCGGTAGGCATACTCGTCTACATTACCTCTTCGATTGCCGAAATCCAGCCAGCAAAAGTATTTCGTGAGTGTGTTCCATTCATTCTAGTAATTATGATTGGTATAGTCTTGATCATTTTCAATCCATGGATAATTACAGGACTTTTCACCTTGTTTAATTAG